A region from the Streptomyces tsukubensis genome encodes:
- a CDS encoding TetR/AcrR family transcriptional regulator produces MTESSRQSDPTEGGRPLRRDAALNRERILRAAREVFGQQGLGVTLDGVARHAGVGVGTVYRRFPTKEVLIQALFAEDVRMRQEAADRALAHPDPWQGLVDFLVEMAADLAENRGLYEVLMLGAHTSAPIDSARDGMLPLLQALIHRARESGDLRPEVTPADIPVIQHMVYAAARFTHGQQPDTWRRYLEILLNGLRRRPDDPPLVTPSLSDEMVEQAMGISRAEQVSPGHRP; encoded by the coding sequence ATGACGGAGAGTTCCCGGCAGAGCGACCCGACAGAGGGCGGTCGCCCCCTGCGCCGAGACGCCGCCCTCAACCGCGAGCGCATCCTCCGCGCGGCACGCGAGGTCTTCGGCCAACAGGGGCTCGGGGTCACGCTCGACGGCGTGGCCCGCCACGCGGGAGTCGGCGTCGGGACCGTCTATCGGCGCTTCCCCACCAAGGAAGTCCTGATCCAGGCCCTGTTCGCCGAGGATGTCCGGATGCGCCAGGAAGCGGCCGACAGAGCCCTCGCCCACCCCGACCCCTGGCAGGGGCTGGTCGACTTCCTGGTGGAGATGGCGGCCGACCTCGCCGAGAACCGCGGCCTGTACGAAGTGCTCATGCTGGGCGCGCACACATCCGCCCCCATCGACTCGGCACGCGACGGCATGCTGCCCCTGCTCCAGGCCCTGATCCACCGGGCCCGGGAAAGCGGGGATCTCCGTCCCGAGGTGACTCCCGCCGACATCCCCGTCATCCAGCACATGGTGTACGCCGCCGCCCGGTTCACCCACGGCCAGCAGCCGGACACCTGGCGCCGCTACCTCGAAATCCTCCTCAACGGCCTTCGCCGGCGCCCCGACGATCCTCCATTGGTGACCCCGAGTCTCAGCGACGAGATGGTGGAACAGGCGATGGGCATCAGCAGGGCCGAGCAGGTGTCACCCGGACACCGCCCCTGA
- a CDS encoding alpha/beta hydrolase, with amino-acid sequence MIAGIALLGLGVTAYSSAGPVTSTEALKIAAVTKTAECPKSPTAPGGPPGGSVPIAKTVKPTSTRSSTVIVPDGPQIHCGTVQVTMHQNIVYASPTVAGVRHDLKLDLQIPRTKGPKPLVVYITGGGFVMADKTNNLNQRTFVAEQGYAVASIEYRTTRTGSTYRDGVADVKSAIRYLRAHADTLGISTDKVAVWGQSAGGYLAAMAGATNGREQFEQGDHLDRSSDVQAVVDQFGTHDLARTADDFDAETKALIMAPNSSINAYVFGPNSDRTVLTDRAANRAANPATYLSPSSAPFALLHGDSDRIISPSQSLIMLDALKAKRVPGTRYVIKGADHGDLAFLGDPEAGKKWTTQKVMGTITRFLDKELRDRR; translated from the coding sequence GTGATCGCCGGAATCGCACTTCTCGGCCTGGGGGTGACGGCGTACTCGTCCGCCGGGCCCGTGACCTCCACCGAGGCTCTGAAGATCGCGGCCGTGACGAAGACGGCCGAATGCCCGAAGTCCCCCACCGCCCCCGGCGGGCCGCCCGGAGGCAGCGTTCCGATCGCGAAGACGGTCAAGCCGACCAGTACGCGATCCAGCACGGTCATCGTTCCGGACGGTCCGCAGATCCATTGCGGGACGGTTCAGGTGACGATGCATCAGAACATCGTGTACGCGTCGCCCACCGTCGCAGGCGTGCGGCACGACCTGAAGCTGGATCTGCAGATCCCGCGGACGAAGGGCCCGAAGCCCCTCGTCGTCTACATCACCGGCGGCGGATTCGTGATGGCGGACAAGACGAACAACCTCAACCAGCGCACCTTTGTGGCCGAGCAGGGTTACGCCGTGGCGAGCATCGAGTACCGCACCACGAGGACCGGCTCCACCTACCGGGACGGCGTCGCGGATGTGAAGTCGGCGATCCGCTATCTGCGGGCCCATGCCGACACTCTGGGCATCAGCACCGACAAGGTGGCTGTCTGGGGCCAGTCGGCCGGCGGCTATCTGGCGGCCATGGCCGGCGCGACCAACGGCAGGGAACAGTTCGAGCAGGGCGACCACCTCGACCGGAGCAGCGACGTCCAGGCCGTGGTCGACCAGTTCGGCACCCATGACCTTGCCAGGACCGCCGACGACTTCGACGCGGAGACCAAGGCCCTGATCATGGCCCCCAACAGCTCCATCAACGCCTATGTCTTCGGACCGAACTCGGACAGGACGGTCCTGACGGACCGCGCCGCGAACCGGGCGGCCAACCCCGCCACCTACCTCAGCCCGTCATCGGCACCCTTCGCCCTGCTCCACGGCGACAGCGACCGCATCATCTCGCCCAGCCAGTCACTGATCATGCTCGACGCCCTCAAGGCGAAGCGCGTGCCGGGCACGCGCTATGTCATCAAGGGGGCCGACCACGGCGACCTGGCCTTCCTCGGTGATCCCGAGGCAGGAAAGAAGTGGACCACACAGAAGGTGATGGGCACGATCACCCGATTCCTGGACAAGGAGCTCCGGGACCGACGGTGA
- a CDS encoding FG-GAP-like repeat-containing protein has translation MVVHTLVAALVAGLLSAGALLAGAGTAAAAPGGPPGAYYIQNVKHGFALSAAENNVDARPPKGDEDHQQWEFVARPDGSHWIRSTSRSGQCLGRSAANTSPRLVGCGDATGGWWLHSVGGERYALLTGPGGTERLTSGPATDDNVAWPFFSTVTDETTEWYVTPVNPTKTPLTGEDLADPTFDQLTFLTTHNAYQNTEDIPGVMGPAQPHSIVTQLNHGVRGLMIDVHNHHGLIGVCHKPCSSLEIRPLENVLADITQWLNRPESRNEIVTLFIEDRVTAAEMKTAFDHPSVQSALSSLVYNPRTEKVDERGWPRRSEMINDNKRLLIFSDKSEGDAGSREAFGVMSGKDWTVENYWSMGAGLGNSNWRCFSRWSDIPLTKEEPKFRRLFVMNHFRDAPLSPTYTIDNGKLQNRAERFCMPAARKKPNFLAVDQYKDGDPSPLTTVNALNAYTYHGDTPGMGGTQPVWQVPRLTVMPLGDSITQGVGSSHGNGYRDYLRNHLQGRAGVLDFVGSLAHGNGPDSQHEGHSGFLIEQVAADVESWLYAAKPNVVTLHLGSNDINRNHEVATAPARLGALMDRILAAAPDVTILVAGIVPNYRPGVSARVEAFNSALPGLVAARQAQGRKVFQVNIPTLKTHDLPDGLHPNDNGYKKMARAFSETLARAEVRGGITENVTVAPPSPGAALSLGDGDVDFDADGRTDYLVVGANGSVRVLLNRGGDGQGGWEDLGQVASGSSLWTGGQVRFADFDADGRTDYLVVAANGSVRVLLNRGGDGRGGWEDLGQVASGSSQWTSDQLRFADFDADGRTDYLVVAANGSVRVLLNRGGDGRGGWESLGYVASGSSLWTGSQVRFADFDADNRADYLIIDANGSVRVLLNRGGDGRGGWENLGYVASGSSHWTGSQVRFGDYNADNRADYLVIGANGSLRTILNRGGDNRGGWEHRGYVASGSAQWTGAQVRI, from the coding sequence GTGGTGGTGCACACGCTGGTGGCGGCACTCGTCGCGGGGCTGCTGAGCGCGGGCGCGCTGCTCGCCGGCGCCGGCACCGCCGCCGCGGCCCCGGGCGGTCCGCCCGGCGCCTACTACATCCAGAACGTCAAGCACGGCTTCGCCCTCTCGGCGGCCGAGAACAACGTCGACGCCCGTCCCCCGAAGGGCGACGAAGACCACCAGCAGTGGGAGTTCGTCGCACGGCCGGACGGCTCGCACTGGATCAGGAGTACGAGCCGGAGCGGGCAGTGCCTCGGGCGAAGCGCGGCGAACACCTCGCCGCGTCTCGTCGGGTGCGGTGACGCCACGGGCGGCTGGTGGCTCCACAGCGTCGGCGGCGAGAGGTACGCGCTGCTCACCGGCCCAGGCGGCACCGAACGGCTCACCAGCGGACCGGCCACCGACGACAACGTGGCGTGGCCCTTCTTCAGCACCGTCACCGACGAGACCACCGAGTGGTACGTCACGCCGGTCAATCCGACGAAGACTCCGCTGACCGGAGAGGACCTCGCGGACCCCACCTTCGATCAGCTCACCTTCCTCACCACGCACAACGCCTACCAGAACACGGAGGACATCCCGGGGGTCATGGGCCCCGCTCAGCCGCATTCGATCGTCACGCAGCTCAACCACGGCGTACGCGGCCTGATGATCGACGTCCACAACCATCACGGGCTGATCGGCGTCTGCCACAAGCCCTGCTCGTCCCTCGAAATACGGCCGCTGGAGAACGTTCTGGCGGACATCACCCAATGGCTCAACAGACCTGAGAGCCGGAACGAGATCGTCACCCTTTTCATCGAGGACCGTGTCACCGCGGCCGAGATGAAGACTGCCTTCGATCATCCGTCCGTCCAGAGCGCGCTCAGCAGCCTCGTCTACAACCCCCGTACGGAAAAGGTCGACGAAAGGGGGTGGCCCCGGCGCTCCGAGATGATCAACGACAACAAGCGGTTGCTCATCTTCTCCGACAAGTCGGAGGGCGATGCGGGGTCTCGCGAAGCCTTCGGAGTGATGTCCGGCAAGGACTGGACCGTGGAGAACTACTGGTCCATGGGGGCCGGGCTGGGCAACTCCAACTGGCGGTGCTTCAGCAGGTGGAGCGACATTCCCCTGACCAAGGAGGAGCCGAAGTTCCGCCGTCTCTTCGTGATGAACCATTTCCGTGACGCTCCGCTGTCCCCGACCTACACCATCGACAACGGAAAGCTCCAGAACCGGGCCGAACGCTTCTGCATGCCCGCCGCCCGGAAGAAGCCCAACTTCCTCGCCGTCGACCAGTACAAGGACGGCGACCCGAGCCCGCTGACCACCGTCAACGCCCTCAACGCCTATACGTACCACGGTGACACCCCGGGTATGGGCGGTACCCAGCCGGTCTGGCAGGTCCCACGGCTGACGGTGATGCCGCTCGGTGACTCCATCACCCAAGGTGTGGGCAGTAGTCACGGGAACGGATACCGGGACTACCTGCGGAACCATCTTCAGGGGCGTGCGGGCGTTCTCGACTTCGTCGGCTCCCTCGCGCACGGCAACGGGCCCGACTCGCAGCACGAGGGCCATTCGGGCTTCCTGATCGAACAGGTCGCCGCGGACGTCGAATCGTGGCTGTACGCGGCCAAGCCCAATGTGGTCACGCTTCACCTCGGCAGCAACGACATCAACCGGAACCACGAGGTCGCCACCGCCCCCGCGCGTCTGGGCGCCCTGATGGACCGGATCCTGGCCGCAGCTCCCGATGTGACGATCCTCGTCGCCGGCATCGTGCCCAACTACCGCCCGGGAGTGTCCGCCCGGGTGGAAGCCTTCAACAGCGCGCTGCCGGGGCTGGTCGCCGCGCGCCAGGCGCAGGGCCGCAAGGTGTTCCAGGTGAACATCCCGACGTTGAAGACGCACGACCTCCCCGACGGGCTCCATCCCAACGACAACGGCTACAAGAAGATGGCACGGGCCTTCTCCGAGACCCTGGCCAGGGCCGAGGTACGGGGCGGGATCACCGAGAACGTCACGGTCGCGCCGCCCTCGCCGGGAGCTGCCCTCAGCCTCGGCGACGGGGATGTGGACTTCGATGCGGACGGTCGCACGGACTATCTCGTCGTCGGTGCGAATGGGAGTGTGCGTGTCCTGCTGAATCGCGGCGGCGATGGCCAGGGTGGCTGGGAAGACCTCGGACAGGTCGCCTCCGGCTCGTCGCTCTGGACCGGCGGCCAGGTCAGATTCGCGGACTTCGACGCGGACGGCCGCACGGACTATCTCGTGGTCGCTGCGAACGGGAGTGTGCGTGTGCTGTTGAACCGCGGCGGTGACGGCCGGGGTGGCTGGGAAGACCTCGGACAGGTCGCCTCCGGGTCCTCGCAGTGGACGTCCGACCAGCTCCGGTTCGCGGACTTCGACGCGGACGGTCGCACGGACTATCTCGTGGTCGCTGCGAACGGGAGTGTGCGTGTCCTGCTGAATCGTGGTGGTGACGGCCGGGGCGGCTGGGAGAGTCTCGGTTACGTCGCGTCCGGCTCGTCGCTCTGGACCGGCAGCCAGGTCAGATTCGCGGATTTCGACGCCGACAACAGGGCCGACTATCTGATCATCGACGCGAACGGGAGTGTGCGTGTCCTGCTGAATCGTGGTGGTGACGGCCGGGGCGGCTGGGAGAATCTCGGCTACGTCGCCTCCGGCTCCTCGCACTGGACCGGCAGTCAGGTCAGATTCGGTGACTACAACGCCGACAACAGGGCCGACTACCTCGTCATCGGCGCCAACGGCAGCCTGCGGACCATCCTGAACCGCGGCGGTGACAACCGGGGCGGCTGGGAGCACCGCGGCTATGTCGCGTCCGGCTCCGCGCAGTGGACCGGCGCACAAGTCCGCATCTGA
- a CDS encoding RNA polymerase sigma factor translates to MTEEMCPDLHNSDPQSRFAKLRQPLLRAAYAQSSGDRHLAEDAVQTTMEKVFKKFFPELAHVSPDRLEAYSRTVLRRVLIDEYRKNSKVALIPVSPEALPDGISSIGLPEEAYKEFRAGIDDVVAKLPERQREVVESCVLKDVHPSVVAVNMGVSEETVKRYLRAALTRLEKVMTASPEEGVSA, encoded by the coding sequence GTGACTGAAGAAATGTGCCCCGACCTGCACAACAGCGACCCACAGAGTCGCTTTGCGAAACTGAGACAACCTCTGCTTCGCGCAGCGTATGCGCAGAGCAGCGGCGACCGTCATCTGGCGGAGGACGCCGTCCAGACCACGATGGAGAAGGTGTTCAAGAAGTTCTTCCCCGAGTTGGCGCATGTCAGCCCGGACCGGCTTGAGGCCTACAGCCGAACGGTCCTCAGAAGAGTCCTTATTGATGAATATCGCAAGAATTCCAAGGTGGCCCTGATCCCGGTCTCTCCGGAAGCCCTTCCTGATGGCATCTCATCCATAGGACTTCCGGAGGAGGCTTATAAGGAATTTCGGGCAGGCATTGATGATGTTGTAGCGAAGCTGCCCGAGCGCCAGCGAGAAGTTGTTGAATCCTGCGTGCTCAAGGATGTGCATCCCTCGGTGGTCGCAGTGAACATGGGCGTTAGCGAGGAGACCGTAAAACGGTATCTGCGAGCAGCGCTCACACGTTTGGAGAAGGTTATGACGGCGTCGCCGGAGGAGGGGGTGTCAGCATGA
- a CDS encoding WD40 repeat domain-containing protein: MGSADGTGEPLSALAAALRALRAERGSPPPRAVLRAAHRHGLHTLTPNVLDNAFTGRRALDAELVVDLVRALMLHGGGHRELLPADDPALRPWRAACRTLPASKAAAVGSVREPHWYALSFGRHSGAVGSLAFTPSGSLLATAGWDPVVRLWDPGTGRAVTPPLQGHTGPVSALAFAPSGSLLVSAGWDPTVRFWDPVSGEPAGSPLTGHDGRVRCLAYSRDGRMLVTGGNDGTVRRWNVSTRRPVGAPLPGHTGPVTRLLFSRDGRALATTGEDRTVRLHHPVTGQPLTGPIPADAAGPDALAFSHDGRMLVTGGRDGTVRRWSTGTGRPVGKPLTGHTGPVTQAVVSPDGRTLATTGHDGTVLLRNPATGRPAAGPLTGHTGPVGHAVFTPDGRLLVTAGTTDRTVRVWHTATGAALGEPLTHCTAPVVSLLCSPGSTLLAAGNRDGTVGVHFLPPDLP, encoded by the coding sequence ATGGGATCGGCCGACGGCACCGGCGAGCCTCTGTCCGCACTCGCCGCCGCGCTGAGAGCTTTGCGCGCCGAGCGGGGCTCGCCGCCGCCGCGGGCCGTCCTGCGCGCAGCGCACCGGCACGGGCTCCACACCCTCACCCCGAACGTTCTCGACAACGCCTTCACCGGGCGGCGGGCCCTGGACGCCGAACTCGTCGTCGACCTGGTCCGGGCCCTGATGCTCCACGGCGGCGGGCACCGGGAACTGCTGCCCGCCGACGATCCCGCGCTCCGGCCGTGGCGCGCCGCCTGCCGGACCCTCCCCGCGTCGAAGGCCGCCGCCGTCGGTTCCGTACGGGAACCCCATTGGTACGCCCTGTCGTTCGGAAGGCACTCCGGGGCCGTCGGCTCCCTCGCCTTCACACCGTCCGGCTCCCTGCTTGCGACCGCCGGCTGGGACCCGGTCGTACGCCTCTGGGATCCCGGCACCGGACGGGCCGTCACACCCCCGCTCCAGGGGCATACGGGTCCGGTATCCGCCCTCGCCTTCGCCCCGTCGGGCTCCCTGCTCGTCAGCGCCGGATGGGACCCTACGGTGCGGTTCTGGGATCCCGTGTCCGGGGAGCCCGCGGGCTCCCCTCTGACGGGCCATGACGGCAGGGTGCGGTGCCTGGCGTACTCGCGCGACGGCCGGATGCTGGTGACGGGGGGCAACGACGGAACCGTCCGTCGCTGGAACGTCTCGACCCGCCGTCCGGTCGGTGCACCGCTGCCGGGTCATACCGGCCCTGTCACCCGGCTTCTCTTCTCCCGCGACGGCCGTGCCCTCGCCACCACCGGGGAGGACCGGACCGTACGGCTCCACCACCCCGTCACCGGACAGCCGCTCACGGGCCCGATACCGGCTGATGCGGCGGGCCCGGACGCGCTGGCGTTCTCGCACGACGGCCGGATGCTGGTGACCGGGGGCCGCGACGGCACGGTGCGCCGCTGGAGCACCGGCACCGGCCGGCCCGTGGGCAAGCCGCTGACCGGTCATACCGGCCCCGTCACCCAGGCAGTGGTCTCCCCCGACGGCCGGACCCTCGCCACCACCGGACACGACGGGACCGTACTGCTCCGGAACCCGGCCACCGGACGGCCGGCCGCAGGTCCGCTGACCGGCCACACCGGGCCCGTCGGCCACGCCGTGTTCACCCCGGACGGGCGGCTGCTGGTGACCGCCGGCACCACGGACCGCACGGTACGGGTGTGGCACACGGCAACCGGTGCGGCCCTCGGCGAGCCGTTGACGCACTGTACGGCCCCCGTCGTCTCCCTCCTCTGCTCCCCCGGCAGCACCCTGCTGGCCGCGGGGAACCGGGACGGGACCGTCGGAGTGCACTTCCTGCCCCCGGACCTCCCCTGA
- a CDS encoding S1 family peptidase: MAHERTHPRRRRPGRWRLFAAVTGLLAGTVLFGPEAVARDGSPTVFSTAQLTSAGRALDGSGVTGIAWAVDRKAGVVQVLADDTVRAAQLAQLRSAAGPLADALRVERAPGRLAERGPLGGDGFRSSLGPCTFAFNVRIGSGWYVITAGHCILRVQYIYERRVPWPPPEPPLGQVVRVDYPGNDFGLIRYLQPPQDALGSVNLHNGTVQDITTAGDPALGQPVCFSGSTSGRGCGQVTGLNWTVSLAGGSVHGLIRTNICSAAGDSGGPLFAGTTGLGMASVGSGSCATGGVTFFQPLGEALATYGATVY; this comes from the coding sequence ATGGCACATGAGCGCACGCATCCCCGCAGACGGAGACCCGGACGGTGGCGGCTGTTCGCCGCGGTGACGGGGCTGTTGGCCGGGACGGTCCTCTTCGGTCCTGAGGCCGTGGCCCGCGACGGCTCCCCGACCGTGTTCAGCACCGCCCAGCTGACCTCGGCGGGCAGGGCCCTGGACGGGTCCGGGGTCACCGGCATCGCCTGGGCGGTCGACCGGAAGGCCGGCGTGGTGCAGGTGCTGGCGGACGACACCGTACGGGCGGCTCAGCTGGCGCAGCTCCGGAGTGCCGCCGGGCCGCTCGCGGACGCTCTGCGGGTGGAGCGCGCCCCGGGCCGGCTGGCCGAGCGCGGCCCGCTCGGCGGGGACGGGTTCCGGAGCAGTCTGGGGCCGTGCACCTTCGCGTTCAATGTCCGTATCGGCAGCGGCTGGTACGTGATCACGGCCGGGCACTGCATCCTCCGCGTCCAGTACATCTACGAACGGCGGGTGCCCTGGCCTCCGCCCGAGCCGCCGCTCGGCCAGGTCGTCCGTGTGGACTATCCGGGCAACGACTTCGGGCTCATCCGCTATCTCCAGCCTCCGCAGGACGCCCTGGGCAGCGTCAATCTCCACAACGGCACCGTCCAGGACATCACCACCGCGGGCGATCCGGCGCTCGGCCAGCCGGTCTGCTTCAGCGGCAGCACCAGCGGCCGGGGCTGCGGGCAGGTCACCGGTCTGAACTGGACGGTGAGCCTTGCCGGGGGTTCCGTCCACGGTCTGATCAGGACCAATATCTGTTCGGCCGCGGGCGACAGCGGAGGGCCGCTGTTCGCCGGGACCACCGGTCTGGGCATGGCCTCGGTCGGCAGCGGCTCCTGCGCCACGGGCGGGGTCACCTTCTTCCAGCCGCTCGGGGAGGCGCTCGCCACCTACGGCGCGACGGTCTACTGA
- a CDS encoding sulfatase family protein, producing MTSFDPSPSRRAFGGTAAGAVAALGLSATDASAASPAGAGTLPAERPFRAAPARGRGARRPNVLFILGDDLGWADLSSYGAPEIRTPNLDRLARQGVRFTDAYSGSATCSPTRFSLYTGRYPGRTKGGLAEPIADRSVGLEPTHPTLASLLRDAGYRTALIGKWHCGYLPDYSPTRSGWEEFFGNFGGALEYYSKLSSGGEYDLYEGDAEYRDLRYYTRILTERAVEYVGRDHGRTPWLLNLNFTTPHWPWIADGDEETSAEIVRRIKAGDRRALWHQDGGSLAKYRQLVEDLDRSVGKVLAALKRSGQEEDTLVFFASDNGGERFSYNWPLSGNKGSLLDGGIRVPSILRWPARIEGGQVSGVPVYSPDWTATLLDVGGARPHPAYPLDGVSLKGYLLHGAEVPARDLFWRVRGERALRRGEWKYYRGKDGRDRLYRLSEDVREQADKASVRPELLTELRAAWERIDRGLLPYV from the coding sequence GTGACCTCTTTCGACCCCTCTCCGTCCCGGCGCGCCTTCGGCGGTACCGCCGCCGGGGCCGTCGCGGCCCTCGGCCTGTCCGCCACGGACGCCTCGGCCGCCTCGCCCGCCGGCGCCGGAACCCTGCCCGCCGAGCGCCCGTTCCGCGCCGCCCCGGCACGCGGCCGGGGCGCCCGCCGCCCCAACGTCCTGTTCATCCTGGGCGACGACCTGGGCTGGGCGGATCTGTCCTCCTACGGAGCCCCCGAGATCCGTACGCCGAACCTGGACCGGCTCGCCCGGCAGGGCGTGCGGTTCACCGACGCGTACAGCGGCTCCGCGACCTGCTCGCCCACCCGCTTCAGCCTCTACACCGGCCGCTATCCGGGTCGTACGAAGGGCGGGCTCGCCGAGCCGATCGCGGACCGTTCGGTGGGGCTCGAACCCACCCATCCCACCCTTGCCTCCCTGCTGCGCGACGCGGGCTACCGGACCGCGCTGATCGGCAAATGGCACTGCGGCTACCTGCCCGACTACAGCCCCACCCGGTCCGGCTGGGAGGAGTTCTTCGGCAACTTCGGCGGGGCGCTGGAGTACTACTCCAAACTGAGCTCCGGCGGTGAGTACGACCTCTACGAAGGCGATGCCGAATACCGTGACCTGCGCTACTACACCCGCATCCTGACCGAGCGGGCGGTCGAGTACGTGGGCCGTGACCACGGCCGCACCCCGTGGCTCCTCAACCTCAACTTCACCACCCCGCACTGGCCGTGGATCGCGGACGGAGACGAGGAGACCAGTGCCGAGATCGTCCGCCGGATCAAGGCGGGCGACCGGCGGGCGCTGTGGCACCAGGACGGGGGATCGCTCGCGAAGTACCGGCAGCTCGTCGAGGATCTCGACCGCTCGGTCGGCAAGGTGCTCGCCGCCCTGAAACGGTCCGGGCAGGAGGAGGACACCCTGGTGTTCTTCGCCAGCGACAACGGCGGCGAACGCTTCTCGTACAACTGGCCGCTCAGCGGCAACAAGGGGTCGCTCCTGGACGGCGGAATCCGGGTGCCGTCGATACTGCGCTGGCCCGCGCGGATCGAAGGCGGGCAGGTCAGCGGGGTTCCGGTGTACTCCCCCGACTGGACGGCGACCCTCCTGGACGTGGGCGGGGCGCGGCCCCATCCGGCGTACCCCCTCGACGGCGTCAGCCTCAAGGGCTATCTGCTGCACGGCGCCGAGGTGCCCGCGCGGGATCTGTTCTGGCGGGTCCGCGGCGAGCGGGCACTGCGGCGGGGCGAGTGGAAGTACTACCGGGGCAAGGACGGCAGGGACCGCCTCTACCGTCTGTCGGAGGACGTCCGCGAGCAGGCCGACAAGGCCTCCGTACGGCCTGAGCTGCTGACGGAGCTGAGGGCCGCGTGGGAACGGATCGACCGGGGACTCCTGCCGTACGTCTGA
- a CDS encoding putative leader peptide, protein MQPLGDLRVRLVERRHVDLVRVASAICRRV, encoded by the coding sequence ATGCAGCCACTGGGTGACCTGCGGGTCCGTCTTGTGGAGCGCCGCCACGTCGACCTGGTCCGTGTCGCGAGCGCCATCTGTCGTCGCGTCTGA
- a CDS encoding SAM-dependent methyltransferase, which yields MTDDSSLHHTALSSPDSGRLPDETAGIADGATADGNIHVGYWDGAADDRTLDQATDRLTDLVAGRLAAAPGRHLLDVGCGTGRPALRIARATGARVSGISVSHEDIDLARIRADADALGDRVDFRYADACALPFEAASFDGAWAIESMMHIPDRVAALSEIARTLRPGSPLVVTDVLLRSPVTGDAADLVRRTCRAFRSPSLPEPAELRSALDRAGLELVEFNDIGEQVRRTYQAFADAFGDIAPSADERHHEFFTFTRSLPRFGALPQIGYVFLVARRP from the coding sequence ATGACCGACGACTCGTCCCTGCACCACACCGCCCTGTCGTCCCCCGACAGCGGCCGACTGCCCGACGAAACGGCCGGGATCGCGGACGGCGCGACCGCCGACGGGAACATCCACGTCGGCTACTGGGACGGCGCCGCGGACGACCGCACGCTGGACCAGGCCACCGACCGGCTCACCGACCTCGTGGCCGGGCGGCTGGCCGCCGCACCCGGCAGGCATCTGCTGGACGTCGGCTGCGGAACCGGCCGGCCCGCTCTGCGGATCGCCCGGGCCACCGGCGCCCGGGTGTCGGGAATCTCCGTCAGCCACGAGGACATCGACCTCGCCCGCATCCGGGCGGACGCCGACGCGCTCGGCGACCGGGTGGACTTCCGGTACGCGGACGCCTGCGCACTGCCCTTCGAAGCCGCGTCCTTCGACGGTGCCTGGGCCATCGAGTCCATGATGCACATCCCCGACCGGGTCGCCGCCCTCTCCGAAATCGCCCGGACCCTGCGGCCCGGCAGCCCGCTGGTCGTCACCGATGTGCTGCTCCGGTCGCCGGTGACCGGGGACGCCGCGGACCTGGTCCGCCGGACGTGCCGGGCGTTCCGGTCCCCGTCCCTGCCCGAACCGGCAGAGCTCCGCAGTGCCCTCGACCGCGCCGGTCTGGAGCTGGTGGAGTTCAACGACATCGGAGAGCAGGTCCGGCGGACCTACCAGGCGTTCGCCGATGCCTTCGGGGACATCGCCCCCTCCGCCGACGAACGCCATCACGAGTTCTTCACCTTCACCCGCTCCCTGCCCCGGTTCGGCGCCCTCCCGCAGATCGGCTATGTCTTCCTGGTCGCCCGCCGTCCGTGA
- a CDS encoding NUDIX hydrolase, whose amino-acid sequence MAGTSEPRLVVGALIRDPYDRIFVQRRAAGRRLFPHCWDVVGGAVEAGESLLDALHREIAEETGWRLRRVLARVAHEEWTADGLRHIETDYVVEVDGDLSSPALERDKHTEFAWIAAADVSLLDENTRRSGSTFIKDTVTAAHNWLADASGKRNGTL is encoded by the coding sequence ATGGCCGGGACGAGCGAACCCCGACTGGTGGTGGGCGCGCTGATCCGCGACCCGTACGACCGGATATTCGTCCAGCGCCGCGCGGCCGGCCGACGGCTCTTCCCCCACTGCTGGGACGTCGTCGGCGGAGCCGTGGAGGCGGGGGAGTCCCTTCTGGACGCACTCCACCGCGAGATAGCGGAGGAGACCGGATGGCGGCTGCGCCGCGTCCTCGCCCGGGTGGCGCACGAGGAGTGGACGGCGGACGGATTACGGCATATCGAGACGGACTACGTCGTCGAGGTGGACGGGGACCTCTCGTCACCCGCACTCGAACGGGACAAGCACACCGAGTTCGCCTGGATAGCCGCGGCAGACGTCTCACTGCTCGACGAGAACACGCGGCGCAGCGGGAGCACCTTCATCAAAGACACCGTGACCGCGGCGCACAACTGGCTCGCCGATGCCTCGGGGAAGAGAAACGGAACTCTCTGA